The DNA window CATCCAATCACGTCAATGCATTGGCACAAGAAAGGCCCTGAGATAGTACCTAGTGGCTGGTCCCAACCACCCATCCTGCACATGTGCCATGTATAACATCATATGTCAATGGTAGATCAGCTTTTATTGTTCATTTATCTGGCCAACACATACCTTAGCCTTCCTCCTTGCACAAGCTTACCTCAAGTTGATCTTGCAAATCTTTAGCTTGTTCCAGTTCCTGATGCAGCTGAGCCAGTGTCCGCCTCTCTGTAACAAGCTCCTCCTGAAACAAGGCTTTCTGTCTCTCCCATGACTGGAACTTCTTCAGagtcttcttctccctttttgaCACTTCCTGACAGCTTGCAGCCGACTCTGCAGCACGTACCTTAGCAGCTTCCATCTCATGCCTCAGATCAGTATTCTCCACTTCAAGCCTGCGAACGGTTGAATTAGCCCGCTCAACCTGGCCAGTAGCCTTACCCAATGCATACTCCATCTCAGAAAGCTTTTTCATGGTGTTATCCTCAAGTGTTTGCTTTTCTTTCTTCAGACGCACaacctcttctttctcttgccTCAGGCTCTTTAGTTCATCTTTGTCTTTACTCAGTCGACGAGCAGCCTGCATAACCTTCTGATTGGTCCATTCAGTCCACTCATTGAGCAGGCTCTGCAGCTTCCTCACCCTGGGAACCAATTTCAGTATCATCTCATCCTTCTCATCTTGTGGGACCCACCTGCCCAGGGTCTTGTCATATGGAATCCCAAATAAGCTCTCATCAACATTACAACTGGGGGACTTTGAAGCAGTATTGCTTCCTGAAGACAGTGACAGAGAGAGCTCTGCGTTTGCTGTAGGCAATGTTGATGTGGTACTGGCTGAAGGCAATGCAGCTGGGGTATTGGCTGTGGATGATGAAGAGGGGGCATTATCCGCAGGCAATGTAGATGTAGTATTGGCAGTTTTAGGGTTAAAAGCTGATGGTGTAGAGGTTCCAGTATTTATAGAAAGGTTATGGTTTCCATCAGCTTGAGACTCATCAACTCCCACTGCCTTACCTTTCTTTGAGGAGGAAGTCTTCATATTTACACCACTACAATCAGGGATTGACTTCAGTTTCTTATCCAAAATCAAACCACCCAAACTAAGCTTTCCTGTTCTCAAAGCTCCCTTAGATCCATATGCACGATAGTTCTTCTCCAGGTGAAGTGATTTCTGTCGGAGAATCGACTCTCTCTTTGAAGTGTTTGAATGACCCTTTCTACCACCTGCTGGCTTTTCCTCTAGAGTAGAAGACTGGGACGTGGTCTGGACACGGTCTCCAGTAACATTGGATGATTTCTCTGCATTACCAGATTGGGAAAGTTGTCCTTCTTTCTCTGGACGTAGCCCTTCAAGAACAAGGGGATTGCCAGGATTGGGTAAATTTGGTATACCTGTCACAGTGGGTGTTTCAGATTGAGAAGTATGGTGACAAGAAAATTCAGGAGTTGGTTTATTAAGATTCGGAAGATTGATTTCAGAACCATTTGCCTCTAATTCCAATTGGGTAAGTGTAGAAACAGAAGAACTGCCCCCTGGAGCCTCATCACCACCAAAACTACTTAAAGGGTCTCCATCTATTGCACAAGCATGGGATACGTTCATGTCACAGATCAACAAGCACCACATTGCATCCCCAACACTAAAGAATGGCCTAACCTCCCTAAGCACACAAACCATCTCCGCCAAAATATACTTCTCTAGCTGCTGTAAGTCCTCAAAGAAGTTTTCCCTTGAGGAATCAACATCTTGGCCATTTCTCAAAAAGGCCAATGTATTATCCACAATGTTTGATACGGTGTCTTTACAACCATAACAAAGGCCAGACCTCAAAATAGCCTTTGTGGTAACCTCTTCACTGTACCCACATGCAGCAATCTTCTTAATGGCACTCTTGAAAATTGTATCCAAGTTTCTCAAAACGAGTTCTTCAAGCTGGCTTTCCGTAAGATCACTCCAGTCAGCTTCTTGGAACTCCTCTGAGTCTAGTTCCTCTCTAGGCTGACTGGGCCCTACCTCAGATGGTCCCAGGGTACCTGACAAGCTAAGGTCAGGTTTAAAACCATCGGCCTGGTCTTGGTTATGGCCGCATAGGTCACAGATACATTTGCCATGACTGGTGTTGTCTGCTGATTTCTCAGCAGAGAATTCATAACCATAACATTCTGAATGGGATGAAGTATGAAACTTGTTTGGGTCAATCAGAGGGGGATCAGCCCGAAATTTTCTCTTGTTCCTACTTCCTTTCTCTTGGACTGATAATGAAACAGGCAATTGAGCACTTGTGCTACTggtaccaccaccaccactactaccCCTAGCCACCGTCGCTGCCATTCTGTAATCCACAAATACAAATTTCTTTGAGATCTTCACAGGACCTTAACAAACTTCTACTTATATATCCACAATGCAGTGCCAATATCCTAAAACCAGCTGGGgagaagggagagggggatgggaagaaaaatgaaaaagaatatcatcaagaaattccaattaaaaaaaaaaaaaaaaaaaaaaaaagaatatcatcAAGAAATAAACAATAACTCAAGAATCAGAAAAAAAGAGCAGTATCAGGTAATCAAATAGTTAATATCGATAATCGACCACCGGAATCaacaagaaagggaaaaagtcGTCGAATCATACCACGAGGAACGGTAATAAAGGCAAATGCTCAGTTTCCTGCATCAAGAAACTCAAATTGATCAGAACGGATATAACCCAGAAATTGAAAACCAATAACCAATCTATGAACAATCCTGCAAAAGAAACGATTACACATGCAACACAAAAGACACCGAAAATAATCTATATCATACAAAAGCACGAGATGGATGACCAGATAAAATTTAACAGAATCTAACCCGGAACTTAGAAGAAGCAAAAAATGAACTCCATTAAATTTCACAAAATTTACTGAGAAAAATGATCTGTATCAGAAgattaaatcaaataataataatcaaactGTATCTGTAATGAACATCGTTCAATCGAGACGTACCCAATGTCAGCTCTCGCTCAATCGATCGATGGAACTCAAGACTCTCAGTACAATATCATCAGAGAAACAGGAAATTacccatttttttctcctttctgtTCCCTTACTTATGGCATTGCATGAGTACTGGATGACTCTCTCTCGATATTTTTGGTTTAAGCCTTTGAGGGAAGGGAGGGATTTATTTAGGTGTTAACTAACAAAGTAACCATGGTTATCTACTTATAGATGCATGAGCCAACCATGGTTAAACAGCATGCATACACCTTATAGATGCATGAGCCAACCATGGTTAAACAGCATGCATACACCTTAGACTTGTATCTAATACTGGACCGGTTATTTTCTGCAGTGAGTGTCACGGAGCGGTGAACATCGGATGGTCGATAGCATTCAGGCATGTGCCCTGAGGTTGTCTCGGCCATCTGATGCTCACCACACCGCTACACACTGCAGAGGATATTTTCACCTAATACTCCTATCCTATTAGTATATTCATTTTTTCCATACTACTCataatttttgagaaaaaaaaagacaatgggGCAATATAATTATATAGATGCTCCCATATGTGCTCTCGTTGGCTCGTATGTTTGGCATTTCTTGCCCTAGACTGGTAGGTTTTTTTCGCCCTTATTATTTGATATTAGACAAAAGTTTCTTCGTCTAGCTCTAATGATAACTTATATTCGATAGTTTCAATTTTTACAAAAAAGATCTACGATCCCTTAATATCATTGATCGCTCCTAATAACAATTATCCAATCTAAATGCATTTCTTTAGACAAAgactttgttttttcttctattaGGATAGTAAGTATTTCTTAAAACATAGAAACTGCTAGTATGCTTGGAGAGGTTTTCTAAGTAGGCCACCTACTTTTTTGCCTCATGGAATCTTGATCGGGCAACGTTGACAGTTGGATATTGAGGGAGTGGTGTAGATTGGACATGTGtgagttttcattttcaaatgcaatcaCATACCCTCCCATATATGTCCACACATCTTTGTATTCATTAAccatcaaaaaaatttttttttagtacccCATTTTATAGTTCATAA is part of the Macadamia integrifolia cultivar HAES 741 chromosome 9, SCU_Mint_v3, whole genome shotgun sequence genome and encodes:
- the LOC122089374 gene encoding putative E3 ubiquitin-protein ligase RF298 isoform X2 produces the protein MAATVARGSSGGGGTSSTSAQLPVSLSVQEKGSRNKRKFRADPPLIDPNKFHTSSHSECYGYEFSAEKSADNTSHGKCICDLCGHNQDQADGFKPDLSLSGTLGPSEVGPSQPREELDSEEFQEADWSDLTESQLEELVLRNLDTIFKSAIKKIAACGYSEEVTTKAILRSGLCYGCKDTVSNIVDNTLAFLRNGQDVDSSRENFFEDLQQLEKYILAEMVCVLREVRPFFSVGDAMWCLLICDMNVSHACAIDGDPLSSFGGDEAPGGSSSVSTLTQLELEANGSEINLPNLNKPTPEFSCHHTSQSETPTVTGIPNLPNPGNPLVLEGLRPEKEGQLSQSGNAEKSSNVTGDRVQTTSQSSTLEEKPAGGRKGHSNTSKRESILRQKSLHLEKNYRAYGSKGALRTGKLSLGGLILDKKLKSIPDCSGVNMKTSSSKKGKAVGVDESQADGNHNLSINTGTSTPSAFNPKTANTTSTLPADNAPSSSSTANTPAALPSASTTSTLPTANAELSLSLSSGSNTASKSPSCNVDESLFGIPYDKTLGRWVPQDEKDEMILKLVPRVRKLQSLLNEWTEWTNQKVMQAARRLSKDKDELKSLRQEKEEVVRLKKEKQTLEDNTMKKLSEMEYALGKATGQVERANSTVRRLEVENTDLRHEMEAAKVRAAESAASCQEVSKREKKTLKKFQSWERQKALFQEELVTERRTLAQLHQELEQAKDLQDQLEDGWLGPATRYYLRAFLVPMH
- the LOC122089374 gene encoding putative E3 ubiquitin-protein ligase RF298 isoform X1; translation: MAATVARGSSGGGGTSSTSAQLPVSLSVQEKGSRNKRKFRADPPLIDPNKFHTSSHSECYGYEFSAEKSADNTSHGKCICDLCGHNQDQADGFKPDLSLSGTLGPSEVGPSQPREELDSEEFQEADWSDLTESQLEELVLRNLDTIFKSAIKKIAACGYSEEVTTKAILRSGLCYGCKDTVSNIVDNTLAFLRNGQDVDSSRENFFEDLQQLEKYILAEMVCVLREVRPFFSVGDAMWCLLICDMNVSHACAIDGDPLSSFGGDEAPGGSSSVSTLTQLELEANGSEINLPNLNKPTPEFSCHHTSQSETPTVTGIPNLPNPGNPLVLEGLRPEKEGQLSQSGNAEKSSNVTGDRVQTTSQSSTLEEKPAGGRKGHSNTSKRESILRQKSLHLEKNYRAYGSKGALRTGKLSLGGLILDKKLKSIPDCSGVNMKTSSSKKGKAVGVDESQADGNHNLSINTGTSTPSAFNPKTANTTSTLPADNAPSSSSTANTPAALPSASTTSTLPTANAELSLSLSSGSNTASKSPSCNVDESLFGIPYDKTLGRWVPQDEKDEMILKLVPRVRKLQSLLNEWTEWTNQKVMQAARRLSKDKDELKSLRQEKEEVVRLKKEKQTLEDNTMKKLSEMEYALGKATGQVERANSTVRRLEVENTDLRHEMEAAKVRAAESAASCQEVSKREKKTLKKFQSWERQKALFQEELVTERRTLAQLHQELEQAKDLQDQLEALRKQEENTKEEFLTLAGSIRKEREQNEASAKAEEDMIKQKAENDLQKYKDDIQRLENSISQLRLKADSSKIAALRRGIDVRYTSCLTDDKSASGFKGIQFPSISDTMANFQDYLGTGSLRRERECVMCLSEERSVVFLPCAHQVVCTKCNELHEKQGMKDCPSCRAPIQRRICVRYARS